In Kushneria marisflavi, the following are encoded in one genomic region:
- the bluB gene encoding 5,6-dimethylbenzimidazole synthase has product MSQHAYSDEDKAAVYRAIRERRDMRHFLPDPVDPDVIQRMLEAAHDAPSVGYMQPWRFICIRDSALREAVAQLVDEERQATAQALDERAQAFLELKVEGIRECPELWVVSLCDAREQYVFGRRTINEMDLASASCAIQNLWLAGRAEGVGVGWVSLFDPEALKSLIHAPKGAWPIAILCIGHVSAFYDSPMLAQKGWDQRRSLATLISVDTWPE; this is encoded by the coding sequence ATGAGCCAACATGCCTACAGTGATGAAGACAAGGCTGCGGTCTATCGCGCCATTCGCGAGCGCCGGGATATGCGCCATTTCCTGCCTGACCCGGTAGACCCGGACGTCATACAGCGGATGCTGGAAGCCGCACATGATGCGCCCAGCGTTGGATACATGCAGCCGTGGCGGTTTATCTGCATTCGCGATTCTGCCTTGCGCGAGGCCGTGGCACAGCTTGTTGATGAGGAGCGTCAGGCCACGGCGCAGGCGCTCGACGAGCGTGCTCAAGCATTTCTGGAGCTCAAGGTGGAAGGCATCCGAGAGTGCCCTGAGCTCTGGGTGGTATCGCTTTGTGATGCGCGAGAGCAGTATGTGTTTGGACGTCGCACCATCAACGAAATGGATCTGGCTTCAGCCAGCTGCGCCATTCAGAATCTCTGGCTGGCAGGGCGTGCCGAGGGTGTCGGTGTTGGCTGGGTATCTCTTTTCGACCCTGAAGCATTGAAATCACTGATTCACGCTCCAAAGGGGGCATGGCCCATTGCCATTCTGTGCATCGGTCATGTTAGCGCCTTTTATGATTCCCCCATGCTGGCACAGAAGGGGTGGGATCAGCGTCGTTCGCTCGCGACCCTGATCAGTGTCGATACCTGGCCTGAATAA